In the Necator americanus strain Aroian chromosome X, whole genome shotgun sequence genome, AGTTCGCTGGCAGTTCTCCTAGAATTGAGAACGCTTCTTTTAATGAACCCTTGAAATTTCCTTAAATAATTTTGTCAGCAAATAGCAATTTTGAAGTTGTACCTTAACGAAGACTTGCATGTCAATTTGTCTGCATATGGCTGGATCGTTTTTGCATTCAATCGCTTTGTCAACACATCCTCCttaaaaaagtattttgaaaaaaaacaccatacaaaattcAACCCCGttcaattttcgttttctgttaAGAAGTTGTGAAAAAACTATCGGTTAGATCTAAGCACCATTCTGAATGCTTTGTGTACTATTTTAGActttcctttatccttttaaaacttttattttatatttgagAGCTTTTTTTGCctgcttctcttcttttacttcttctttcctttacttttctttactattgaaatgatttcaaaaatctaCTAGTACTTTTTTATTAGTGAATACTATGCGAATGTCTTATAGACGTACCTTCAAGACAGAGACCGCAAACTGCTGGACAGTCCTCAGCCAGAATTGGCCTCCAAGTGCTATCCTTGCATTGTGCTTGTGTGACCGTCTCACACTTAGTTCTAGGGACTGAAATGTTTTGAGTtttatcaaatattttcatgttgaaaaattcaaaaaaaaaaatccgcaacTCACATTGCTTGTTTGCGCACTTGTACTCTGGTGCCTCACAACAATATCCACAACTTTTAGGGCAAGTAGAAATGGCGAGCTGTTTCACATCTTCACTAATACCATTAGCATCCTAAAAAATTCACATGagcagacaaaaaaaactctcctTATCTTCAAATTAACGGTTATACAGTATTGCATTTAGCATCTCGGTCGGTTGTACCCAACGGAACGACAGCAGTTCCGAAAAGCTGTGCGCATGAAGCGGTAGCGAACTTGTCCTCGCAGACAGTTGCTGTTGCGACAAACTGGAATGATCTGGATTTGATCCGAAAAGGCGATATCACTCATTCTACGATAAAATATTGCCAATGTATTACTGTAGGTGTAGTAGAATCGCCATTAGTACAATTCATATCTGTAAACGCTCCAGCAGAAGCAGATGACACTAGAGCAAAGCAGAAGACGACAGCacgcatcattttttttaccttaaaATATGTTCTTTAGCTTAATATTCTTATGATGAGAGCTACTGAAAGCGTTCTCAAAAAATGCtaggaaaaattccagaaatgaaGCACAGAAAATGCTATGGTCATGGCACGAATCATTTGGCCTTTATAAGTCGTTTCGGATGGATGTTTCATTGCTCGTACATCTGTTCAAACATTCCACCTCTCTCTTGTCCAATCATTATTTCACGAAAGAATAACTGACTAAATAATGAgcttttgatgatttttttttcgtgttcctGATGCATCatggaaaatatttgttaaaatatcctatttttattcctcAATCGATAGAAAACGGTGAGAAGTTAGCATGATGATAAGAACACCTCTACAATTGTGGATACAAATGTGATCATGGGGACAATTATGGGATTTCTATCTGTTCTCTACGTAACTCTTCGTTTTTTCCAACCTGTAAATATGTAGtagaaacaaatttcaaaaatttttatagAACAAATCTCTTTATAGGAGTTCTCAAAAGGATAGGCGTAAAATTCAGCTTCCATCTCCCTCTTTGATTTCTCTCCGAAACGCTTTTCACCAAGCTTTATAACGTgtagaaaattatttattaaaaacaaaaagcaaatatttgattttgcaTGATTTTTGCTCTTCCGAAAACGACACTTAGAGATcgggtgagaaaaaaaaaccatagctAAACAGCTGCTCAAATACTGTATTCTGTAGCGACCGAAGAGTGCGATTTTTTCGGATCCACAATCCCATAGCGCTATTGTTTGATATGCGCTACGGTCAGCGATTAACGCCTACGCTATACATTTTTCACTAAATTTATATAAGAAAATGATATATTAGTACTCACTTTATCATCATCATACTGTTATTTcctatcagaaaaaaattagaaataattagAGGCgagaaaacttttctttcaacaTTGTTCCTGTATGATGGCAGCAAATATGTGTTTAGGGCGATAGCGAACATCAGTTTTAATCCATATCAATAAATTTTATGCTCTTACAGTCTATGTAGCTACTGTAATTAATGGCAAATTTGCTGGGAAtactgtactgtactgtacGCACAGTATTCCCAGCAAATTTCCCATAAATTATCTACAGAAGTGTTTTTGAACATTGATTCTAGGTTTAAAATCCACTTCATCTCGTTACTTCATCTTCAAGGATTTACTTACAATAGTGATAAGTACTATTGTCCTATATTGTATCCCTACGAAAATGTGCATTATTCTACAGTACAGAAACTTTTTTAACCTTCATGGTGATATCCTTGCAATGTTTGGCTAAAGAGACATATTGAAGCACACTCAGTACTGTACTGCTACCGTACAAACTTCAGCCTGAAGAAATGTCTGTCactaaattctgaaaaaaaacgtctatTTGAACATCTTAAGGAGATtccaagaaaggaaaaaatttgtgtTTGGTAACACCCTCAGGAGGGTCGTCTAATTCAACGGCAATCTTTTTGTGATCTTTGATTTCGCAGTAATTActcatcatcattttttttaaatgtatttattatgtgcgttcagttttatttttactgtttCAACTCCACGAGAAGTTGATTTCCTCTGAGCACCCACTAGCTCTTTCCTTGATTTAGAAACACGCATTAGTTCACTTTACGCTTTTTTTGATCCGTACACACTTGTAGCACATTTAGCTTGATCCAGAAGATTTCATCTAAATTGTACCTTCAAAAAGGTTGTGGAACCACTGAGATGAACAAAATAATCTTGCTGGGTCAAATATgactgttttctattttttttaaaaatattctgctTATTTCGGCTATTGTACGAGTTTTAGAACACACTCTACTCTACCAACGGTAAAATAGCGTGGATAGGAACGTCTTATCAAATGTATGATAACAGGAAGAGAGCGACTTTTCCAAAGAATCACATAACTTCAGCAATCTTTCGTCCTTTAAAATGAAAGCTAGAAACCGggtaaaaaagagtttttattctaaaaaattacTAAACAAGCTTTGAAAAATCCTTTGTTCAATTCATGGATATAGAATCGTTGGATAAGTTGTTATCTCCATTCGCAGTGTCGAGCTTGTTTGACTGTTGTTCCACCGAATCCCATTGCAACGATGGAGAATATGGTGGCGACAAGGCAAAGCCAGTAAGAAGAGTCAAGCTGTAATGAATATATAAAGGTGAAGTGAAGTAGATAAGAAAAACGAGGATCAGATTTATTTACTAGTCCATTTAAGGACTCTTTAACTTTGTAttcataatataaaaatattcaccGAAAATGTCACACCGATAGAAAAGTAGACTCCTGAAATAGAATTAGTTTGACTTAACACCGTTAGGTATTCAAAGAAATGGATTTTTCAATCAATATACCTGCGCTACGATCATAAGTAGCTCCATATCCTATAAGAgtgaatagaagaagaatggTTACTAGTGTTTGTTTACCAACAAATCCTCGTGTAAGAGTACAACGATACCTCTGGATAACCCTGAATATAATATGGTGTTTTATGACAAATCCAACTATTATATAAGGAGCAAATATGTCATGATTGTCATCGTTGTGTCTTTTTTATAGGATATCCTCGAATCCTACTTCAGAGATAGGTAaaatcaaggaagaaaaatagaaacatcGACAACTTACACTGCTAGGATAATTGAAACTACTGCGAAAAACTGAACGATCCATGCAAAAAGCATCGATAGGAAAAGGACAATTGCCCAACCGTCtgcattctaaaaaaaaataaaattgttacACAATAATTCAATGACAAACGCCTAGATCAATGATAATAATTGATTCACTTACATTCCAAAATAAACTACAAGTATTTGCGGATACACAACCCCAGGGAAAGATACcagcagatttttttgctgataaACCAAATGCGGATACTTTTGCAGATACCCATGctgtaaaataataagaatagtggaaattcaaattttagcACTGGATTTAAcacatagaaaaaattgcttcatATAAGTTAAATACATTCTCGTTTAAATAATGAATTttgtatttaaaaattttttttagtagaacTAACCTGGTGTAAAAAGCGATATACTAACAAAAACATATGTAACAATAGCCGAAATACAGGAAGctaacaaaaatttcattgcCATGGGGTTCAAGCGTTAGTTTCGGGATGAAAAAAGCGGGACTCTTATCGTTCTTATAAGGCCGAAGATTCGCAATATGACGCTATCTTTTGAAACAGTATTTACTTAAGTGCTTATCTTCATGACTCATTGCATGATCAATGCATGATCAAAACGCTCAATACATCCTGAAATCACTTCCTGACACATATTTCCGCTTAAATAGTGAACAATACAGGACATAGTGCACAATCGAAGACGAAGATGATTTGTAGATTTAATTAATGCCTAAACATAAGAATATTTTATCAAAGAAATCCATGATAACATCGATTATTATGATGATTATTCGGAATGTCTTATTGGAatccttgttttttctatgtttattttatttaaacaatcttaatcatttttattaaaaactGGTTGATATATATGAACGCTACCGTAATAAGGATCAGTTTCAACGTAATGGAGGAGTTATCGAGGCATCACATCCTGACACACCGAAAAGTgagggaaaagaagaaattttcaactgaCTTGGAATAAAGCGCAGTACatacagaaatatttttgttcataaaTACTCATCACAGTATCACAtcataattattgattttagGGAATTTATTGGACGATAATCACGAATACTTCCtgaggtggaaaaaaaaaacacaactcgAAAAGTATCACGTGTCCGCGCGATCGTGGTCAAAAATGTGTGATCGGTAGGTCCCAGCATGATCAACGTGTTAAACGTGGACATAGGTCTTCCTTTTTACGAGCTCTAAAATTCAAAGGATTAAAGTTTTGCCACAATCCATCAAGGATTATCGTTTCTGGTTTGAAACGCAATTTCTTACAactttttccattaattttagagtcgtgaaaaagtaaaaaaaaaatcgaaatttcggAACAATCTATTGATTTGTCGACTAACAAACAGATGCATGAACTATGTAGACGTACCTTGCAACCAACTAGTCGGCTATTAATTTCTCCTATTTACTAATATTATTTGTATACATAATACGTTGTACTTTTCGTGCATGTTCACGTGCTACAAGTACATTTCTTAATGACTCTATAAGGTATTTTCAGGGGAAAAACGTATTTTGAGTATATTTATTGTACATTTTCCATCCATAAAGCTATGAtacaaaaatttgctttttttaactttcttTTAGGCTTTGATTCCATGGAAAACGAAGAcgttacaaaagaaaatgcagaCGACAGCGATTTTCAGTCGAAATAATCTTCTGTAGCTGACAAGGTCGACAGTGAtacaatatttttagaaagtgCTGGTTTATAAAGCAGATAGATGCagagttccagaaaattctcagTTACCTCATTTTTACTGTAATAACATAAGCTGTTACacctttgtttattttcgtttatGGAATTcgtttttacttatttagttttatttttaatttttattccaaaGGAATTGAACGCCACATAATCTCTCGGATAGCTACTCTCGTGCTGCGATCCTGTAGCTGATAGACCCCACCAGTTTTCCCGATAAAGCCACACTGCCATACTCCGCGTGATGTCATCCGGTCCGTGAGGGTCTTCCGTGTGGAGTTACAATACTATTTCGTGAGTAGTACCATGCGAATATATCtatgggcaaaaaaaaaaacatttgaatggAACATCCTTTAAGATGTACTTAAATCCAATTAGACTACTAAGGAGTAGAATTCCTAGAATTGATAGAATAATTAATGTTGTTTAAATAGGGATAACGTGTGAAGATTAATTCTCCTATCAGAGAAACTTGGAAAGAACATGAACCAGCAATTTAGCGAAAGGTCGAAATGAACCGGTCGTCAACGATTCCGCTCTGCATTTCCTAAGCACCGTTGCGGCCTTCTCTCGTTTATCCTAATACCTCTAGCGAAACTTATTTGTATTATCGTATCCTATAGAAATGATGTTGGAATGCGTCGAATTTCCCCATAAAAATTCCGTTTCAATTGCTGATACTGGGTGTttcaacagagaaaaaaacacaaatcatGGAATTTTCGCGTTCAGCTCTTGTGAGCGGAACTCTTTTTCCAAcacttccagaattttacCGTGGacgaaaaaagacagaaagcTGTTTTTCATAGAAGCGATTACATACAATCAGAATTACGTAAAATCGGATGAAAGATATTTTAAAagtctttcttcttctataaTTTGGTTCTTCAAGGCTTGTTCTCCAGAGGATCTTTGAGGATCCCCTAAAAAAAGGTCTCGAAGATTATTATAAGATTAGTCTTGGACTGCCAtagctttcatttcattctttataGAACATCGAATTAGAAAGTTTAAATGTATTtagtgtaattttttttgaacagcaACGTTTCAAAGCTCATCTGGAAATTCATGTGTCATCTAgtgatatttatatttgttacgCTTAATTCTCTCCAGAGAAACATTAAATTCGGTTCAAAAACATTAACACCTTTtctgttggagaaaaaaaaatctcgttcCCATTACACAAATGTTTGCTGGTTAAAGGTTATTAAAGAAGGGATCATGATTAATTATAATTGACTAGAATAAGTGCTA is a window encoding:
- a CDS encoding hypothetical protein (NECATOR_CHRX.G26343.T2) → MRAVVFCFALVSSASAGAFTDMNCTNGDSTTPTFVATATVCEDKFATASCAQLFGTAVVPLGTTDRDAKCNTDANGISEDVKQLAISTCPKSCGYCCEAPEYKCANKQFPRTKCETVTQAQCKDSTWRPILAEDCPAVCGLCLEGGCVDKAIECKNDPAICRQIDMQVFVKENCQRTCGYCPESTTVAAGGSTAGSIVASTAVVPAGRPTVFAVTRSTPWIRGNRTVVKRATFAETICRHRTATHKDSI
- a CDS encoding hypothetical protein (NECATOR_CHRX.G26343.T1), which produces MMRAVVFCFALVSSASAGAFTDMNCTNGDSTTPTFVATATVCEDKFATASCAQLFGTAVVPLGTTDRDAKCNTDANGISEDVKQLAISTCPKSCGYCCEAPEYKCANKQFPRTKCETVTQAQCKDSTWRPILAEDCPAVCGLCLEGGCVDKAIECKNDPAICRQIDMQVFVKENCQRTCGYCPESTTVAAGGSTAGSIVASTAAPSNPSTCVDSSTSCASWKTNGFCGNTFYTMDQRKSYCGKTCNLC
- a CDS encoding hypothetical protein (NECATOR_CHRX.G26344.T1), which gives rise to MAMKFLLASCISAIVTYVFVSISLFTPAWVSAKVSAFGLSAKKSAGIFPWGCVSANTCSLFWNNADGWAIVLFLSMLFAWIVQFFAVVSIILAVVIQRYRCTLTRGFVGKQTLVTILLLFTLIGYGATYDRSAGVYFSIGVTFSLDSSYWLCLVATIFSIVAMGFGGTTVKQARHCEWR